The proteins below are encoded in one region of Deinococcus seoulensis:
- a CDS encoding MFS transporter, whose product MSAPLTRPATLASAHPPTAAGAAPDRLTQVTLLLLSTLTIMSGATIAPALPAMQAHFADVPNAAFLVKLSLTIVGLVIALTAPLSGVLADRYGRRPVLLASLVLYALGGGAGLIADSIGSLLAGRIVLGLAVAGTMTAAGALVNDLFSGPARGKFLSQQAAFGNFGGAVLMPLGGLLAAASWRAPFALYLIALLLIPLTLRLAGGLPAPLPTDTAQDSRPRWASIGVIYALSVGYMIVFYLMPTQGPFLLRTLGAAPAVTGLLLGAFTLVAAITSLVYSRFTGRFHSQRTAALGLILLAAGWLTVSGADTVTGALLGLILGGMGGGLVFPNLYTWLADLTPPAWRGRVTAGMSSAIFLGQFLSPVLLTSQPGHEGLIFRVGALLAAVMSAALVAFSLRRARATTAG is encoded by the coding sequence ATGTCCGCACCCCTCACCCGTCCCGCCACGCTCGCCTCTGCCCACCCGCCGACAGCCGCAGGCGCCGCGCCCGACCGCCTGACCCAGGTCACGCTGCTGCTGCTCTCCACGCTGACCATCATGAGCGGCGCCACCATCGCCCCCGCACTGCCCGCCATGCAGGCGCACTTCGCGGACGTCCCGAACGCCGCCTTCCTGGTCAAGCTGTCCCTGACCATCGTGGGACTGGTCATCGCGCTGACCGCCCCGCTCAGCGGCGTGCTGGCCGACCGCTACGGCCGCCGCCCGGTGCTGCTGGCCTCGCTGGTGCTGTACGCGCTGGGCGGCGGCGCGGGATTGATCGCGGACTCCATCGGGTCGCTGCTGGCCGGACGGATCGTGCTGGGGCTGGCCGTGGCAGGCACCATGACGGCCGCCGGGGCGCTCGTGAACGACCTGTTCAGCGGCCCGGCCCGCGGGAAGTTCCTGAGTCAGCAGGCGGCGTTCGGGAACTTCGGCGGCGCGGTCCTGATGCCGCTCGGAGGCCTGCTGGCCGCCGCGTCGTGGCGCGCCCCGTTCGCGCTGTACCTGATCGCGCTGCTGCTGATCCCCCTGACCCTGCGGCTGGCCGGGGGCCTGCCCGCCCCGCTGCCCACCGACACCGCCCAGGACTCCAGGCCCCGCTGGGCCAGCATCGGCGTGATCTACGCCCTGTCGGTCGGGTACATGATCGTGTTCTACCTGATGCCCACCCAGGGACCGTTCCTGCTGCGCACGCTGGGCGCCGCGCCCGCCGTGACCGGGTTGCTGCTGGGGGCGTTCACGCTGGTCGCGGCGATCACCTCGCTGGTGTACTCGCGGTTCACCGGGCGCTTTCACTCGCAGCGGACGGCGGCGCTGGGCCTGATCCTGCTGGCCGCCGGGTGGCTGACCGTGTCCGGCGCGGACACCGTCACGGGCGCGCTGCTGGGCCTGATCCTGGGCGGCATGGGCGGCGGGCTGGTCTTCCCGAACCTGTACACCTGGCTGGCCGACCTGACGCCCCCCGCGTGGCGCGGCCGGGTCACGGCGGGCATGAGCAGCGCCATCTTCCTGGGGCAGTTCCTGAGCCCGGTCCTGCTGACCAGTCAGCCGGGCCACGAGGGCCTGATCTTCCGGGTGGGCGCGCTGCTGGCCGCCGTGATGAGCGCCGCGCTGGTGGCCTTCAGCCTGCGCCGCGCACGGGCCACCACGGCAGGCTGA
- a CDS encoding GNAT family N-acetyltransferase: protein MVTLRPARESDRAALLGICLHTGDSGQDATHLYRDPLLLGQVYAAPYLSFAPDFAFVLEDTLGVGGYVLGTPDTAAFEDTLEREWWPPLRLQYPDPQATPPAGRTPDERIAHLIHHPPRAPRELLGTYPSHLHIDLLPRMQGGGRGRALMHTLLDALRAAGSPGVHLGVGTRNVSAQGFYRHLGFTELHPAELAHTPGALTFGLRLD from the coding sequence ATGGTCACCCTGCGCCCCGCCCGCGAATCCGACCGCGCCGCTCTGCTCGGCATCTGCCTGCATACCGGCGACAGCGGCCAGGACGCCACGCACCTGTACCGCGACCCGCTGCTGCTGGGGCAGGTGTACGCCGCGCCGTACCTGAGCTTCGCGCCGGACTTCGCCTTCGTGCTGGAGGACACCCTGGGCGTGGGCGGGTACGTGCTGGGCACGCCGGACACCGCCGCCTTCGAGGACACCCTGGAACGCGAGTGGTGGCCGCCACTGCGCCTCCAGTACCCGGACCCGCAGGCCACCCCGCCCGCCGGGCGCACCCCGGACGAGCGGATCGCGCACCTGATCCACCACCCGCCCCGCGCGCCGCGCGAGCTGCTGGGCACGTACCCGTCGCACCTGCACATCGACCTGCTGCCCCGCATGCAGGGAGGCGGCCGGGGCCGCGCCCTGATGCACACGCTGCTGGACGCACTGCGGGCCGCCGGATCGCCCGGCGTGCACCTGGGCGTCGGGACGCGCAACGTCAGCGCCCAGGGCTTCTACCGGCACCTGGGCTTCACGGAACTGCACCCCGCCGAACTGGCGCACACACCGGGCGCACTCACGTTCGGGTTACGGCTGGACTGA
- the ruvA gene encoding Holliday junction branch migration protein RuvA, with amino-acid sequence MIAYLSGVVREIREHSAVIVAGGVGYEVQCPSSTLGKLTAGETAELNTRFVVREDAQLLFGFHDTDSGRLFDLLTSVSGVGPRMGLAMLSAMPVSALAAGLLGGDVKLLSSVSGVGKKTAERLVLELQGKVPEHLAAPAAGGAGVKAARVTTTAGRDAVDALLALGFREAQVRAVVAELLAADADLSADGLIRRALGRLR; translated from the coding sequence ATGATTGCCTACCTGTCCGGCGTGGTCCGGGAAATTCGTGAACACAGCGCCGTGATCGTGGCGGGCGGCGTGGGGTACGAGGTGCAGTGCCCGTCCAGCACCCTGGGAAAACTCACGGCGGGCGAGACGGCCGAACTGAACACCCGCTTCGTCGTCCGCGAGGACGCGCAACTGCTGTTCGGCTTTCACGACACCGACAGCGGGCGGCTGTTCGACCTGCTGACCAGCGTGAGCGGCGTGGGGCCGCGCATGGGACTGGCGATGCTGTCGGCCATGCCGGTCAGCGCGCTGGCCGCCGGACTGCTGGGCGGCGACGTGAAACTCCTGAGCAGCGTCAGCGGCGTGGGCAAGAAGACCGCCGAGCGACTGGTCCTGGAATTGCAGGGCAAGGTGCCCGAGCACCTGGCGGCCCCGGCGGCGGGCGGCGCGGGCGTCAAGGCGGCGCGGGTCACGACCACCGCCGGGCGTGACGCGGTGGACGCCCTGCTGGCCCTGGGGTTCCGGGAGGCGCAGGTGCGGGCGGTCGTGGCCGAACTGCTGGCCGCCGACGCGGACCTGAGCGCCGACGGCCTGATCCGCCGGGCGCTCGGTCGCCTGCGGTGA
- a CDS encoding low temperature requirement protein A: MTSGNHDTQAGGDAQAGVSGPVPPIGAPPEPDAGAEDGASPANPTSGDSGNGAQSEPTQRVTWLELFYDLIFVVAFDQLALRLGDARSPENLLVFGLTFTAVWWAWANNTLFAARYGNERRTYRMVTLAQLLTMTLLAMTLRGDLSDTGVWFALAYGVNHLLQAGLYLRASRTVTADQMPPGAGDTGDAGVEGRALFARRMAGTFALAAAVWVASAFLPGGSAAQLLAWLAALLIDGLRVPLVRSGERHAPPHADHLPERVGLLQIIALGAIVTEIVTGGRQQALTPAALLPAMGGVLTVVALWQLYFSQARTLPLLETRRAGQVRHLLAWLYAHLPFTVSVVMLGVGLGHTLGSADPAEDAAYQKLLTFPLAGAFLSLAFLRLNALRITRRTRRDRSLLTLLLGGVLAATLAVPDLDTPRLLLLVTALSVAVAGVVSTDPATRRLNVIEEHVIEEHVIEEQSLDADPEDGPPDPTR; the protein is encoded by the coding sequence GTGACCTCCGGGAATCACGACACCCAGGCGGGAGGTGACGCGCAGGCGGGCGTCAGCGGGCCAGTCCCACCGATCGGCGCCCCGCCGGAACCGGACGCCGGGGCCGAAGACGGGGCCAGTCCGGCCAACCCGACCAGCGGGGACAGCGGGAACGGAGCGCAGAGCGAACCGACGCAGCGGGTCACGTGGCTGGAACTGTTCTACGACCTGATCTTCGTGGTGGCGTTCGATCAGCTGGCCCTGCGGCTGGGGGACGCGCGCAGCCCCGAGAACCTGCTGGTGTTCGGCCTGACGTTCACGGCGGTGTGGTGGGCCTGGGCGAACAACACCCTGTTCGCCGCGCGGTACGGCAACGAGCGGCGCACCTACCGGATGGTGACGCTGGCACAACTGCTGACCATGACGCTGCTGGCCATGACGCTGCGCGGCGACCTGAGCGACACCGGCGTGTGGTTCGCCCTGGCGTACGGCGTGAATCACCTGTTGCAGGCGGGCCTGTACCTGCGGGCGTCCCGGACGGTCACGGCCGATCAGATGCCGCCGGGAGCCGGGGACACCGGGGACGCCGGCGTGGAGGGGCGGGCGCTGTTCGCACGGCGAATGGCCGGCACGTTCGCGCTGGCGGCCGCCGTGTGGGTCGCCTCGGCGTTCCTGCCGGGCGGCAGCGCCGCGCAACTGCTGGCCTGGCTGGCCGCGCTGCTGATCGACGGGTTGCGCGTGCCGCTGGTCCGCAGCGGCGAGCGGCACGCCCCGCCGCACGCCGATCACCTGCCCGAACGGGTGGGACTGCTGCAGATCATCGCGCTGGGCGCCATCGTGACCGAGATCGTCACCGGGGGCCGCCAGCAGGCCCTGACGCCCGCCGCGCTGCTGCCCGCCATGGGGGGCGTCCTGACCGTCGTGGCGCTGTGGCAGCTGTACTTCTCGCAGGCGCGTACGCTGCCGCTGCTGGAAACCCGCCGCGCCGGGCAGGTCCGGCACCTGCTGGCGTGGCTGTACGCGCACCTGCCGTTCACGGTCAGCGTGGTGATGCTGGGCGTGGGCCTGGGCCATACCCTCGGCAGCGCCGACCCGGCCGAGGACGCCGCGTACCAGAAACTGCTGACGTTCCCGCTGGCCGGGGCGTTCCTGTCCCTGGCCTTCCTGCGACTGAACGCCCTGCGCATCACGCGGCGCACCCGGCGGGACCGCAGCCTGCTGACCCTGCTGCTGGGCGGGGTGCTGGCGGCGACCCTGGCAGTCCCGGACCTGGATACGCCCCGGCTGCTGCTGCTGGTCACGGCCCTCAGCGTGGCGGTGGCGGGCGTAGTGTCCACCGACCCCGCCACGCGCCGCCTGAACGTCATCGAGGAACACGTCATCGAGGAACACGTCATCGAGGAACAGAGCCTGGACGCCGACCCGGAGGACGGCCCGCCCGACCCGACCCGCTGA